In Mercurialis annua linkage group LG5, ddMerAnnu1.2, whole genome shotgun sequence, a single genomic region encodes these proteins:
- the LOC126681444 gene encoding putative F-box/kelch-repeat protein At3g22730, which produces MACSINELPSDVLLEILYKLPLNLIHRCKCVCKLWSSLISQPYFPAQYLLRTKLTPPPNPTLYFHFYIPKNFRPFPLKHSTYNDHRKSWSQDSPTLSFGFLPQPVRLLCTSNGLALCTTSYDCECIYYVCNPITKHWLTLPPPPTCTNFALAGLVSYNHHFKVVRLVAPFTYTNAATLEFTEIQTSSFNAETFDSRANLWKVSPLITIPHSISFLKPTKVVEYKGNLYWESSEYGPKASKFMAFDPTLEKCRLIQVLGDIYSRPGMYATGVSDSGEHLYHAHMETEINMSTTWRIWRLIEAEAGDDEWCLEHTFQFRDLKLITDGNCIPPSDYDCYLLSIDPIDPNVLYFSTRGNPTSRDPGIVSLNIKTGKVEPVYSPYYWKDPQVPYSAYQENIAFPFVPPSWPTSLPKIHHLDMIKE; this is translated from the coding sequence ATGGCTTGTTCAATCAATGAGCTCCCTAGTGATGTACTGCTTGAAATCCTTTACAAACTTCCGCTAAATCTGATCCATAGATGCAAATGTGTTTGCAAGCTCTGGTCGTCTCTCATCTCGCAACCATATTTTCCTGCTCAATATCTGCTCCGAACCAAACTCACGCCCCCACCAAACCCTACCTTatactttcatttttatatcCCAAAAAATTTCAGACCTTTTCCTCTCAAACACTCTACGTATAATGATCACCGCAAATCATGGTCCCAAGACTCTCCCACCCTTTCCTTCGGCTTCCTTCCGCAACCCGTTCGGCTTCTATGCACCAGCAACGGATTAGCATTGTGCACGACGAGTTACGACTGCGAGTGTATTTACTACGTTTGCAACCCCATTACGAAGCATTGGCTCACTCTTCCTCCGCCGCCCACGTGCACTAATTTTGCATTAGCGGGACTTGTTTCTTATAATCATCACTTCAAGGTGGTGAGGCTGGTCGCTCCTTTTACCTATACTAATGCAGCTACCCTCGAGTTTACCGAAATACAAACAAGCTCCTTCAATGCCGAGACATTCGATTCTCGGGCTAATCTCTGGAAGGTTTCGCCTTTAATAACCATCCCGCACTCTATTTCGTTCCTTAAACCCACTAAGGTCGTTGAATACAAAGGGAATTTGTACTGGGAAAGCAGCGAATATGGGCCAAAGGCCTCAAAATTTATGGCATTTGATCCGACTCTGGAGAAATGTCGTCTGATACAAGTGCTTGGAGACATATATAGTCGTCCGGGTATGTACGCCACGGGAGTGAGCGATTCAGGTGAACACTTGTACCATGCGCATATGGAGACAGAGATTAACATGTCAACTACTTGGAGAATCTGGAGACTTATTGAAGCTGAAGCTGGAGACGATGAATGGTGCTTGGAACATACATTTCAATTTAGAGACCTGAAGCTGATCACTGATGGCAATTGCATTCCTCCATCAGATTACGACTGTTACTTGCTGTCTATAGACCCCATTGACCCAAATGTCCTGTATTTCAGTACCAGGGGTAATCCTACATCTCGCGATCCAGGCATTGTCTCGCTCAACATCAAGACTGGAAAAGTTGAACCAGTGTATTCTCCTTATTATTGGAAAGATCCACAAGTGCCTTATTCTGCATATCAGGAGAACATAGCCTTTCCATTTGTGCCACCGAGCTGGCCTACATCCCTTCCAAAGATTCATCACCTGGATATGATCAAAGAATAG
- the LOC126680685 gene encoding uncharacterized protein LOC126680685, which produces MDLTIEYEYNYKVYLTTNVGSPNTVAVEFNFCKVVQPFIYYPPHLNTDITFLPRDVSLLGTFQTDIPTNHSASSNKNAVMEHAMQVLSLEEQFPGLTRDRIVRRLGYMVSMMDLDDLALCGNKLTVFVYEISREGREASYDDYYYEDEDEYEDGLTAALVESMEDGDVRNYNTATKSSIEKLERVVLNDIADSSRSCTICIKEMEVGMEVIRMPCLHLYHEDCIVEWLEKYSHSCPLCRYEMPVEQERF; this is translated from the coding sequence ATGGATTTAACAATAGAATACGAGTATAATTATAAAGTGTATCTCACAACGAATGTTGGCAGTCCAAACACAGTGGCGGTTGAATTCAACTTCTGCAAAGTTGTTCAGCCTTTTATTTACTACCCACCTCACCTGAACACAGATATTACGTTTCTCCCACGAGATGTATCGCTACTCGGAACGTTCCAAACCGATATTCCGACGAATCATTCGGCGAGTTCAAATAAAAATGCGGTAATGGAGCATGCCATGCAAGTCCTGAGCCTTGAGGAGCAGTTTCCAGGACTCACGCGAGACCGCATTGTGAGAAGACTTGGGTATATGGTTAGCATGATGGATTTGGATGATTTGGCTTTATGTGGGAATAAACTTACAGTTTTTGTTTATGAGATTAGCCGAGAAGGACGGGAAGCTAGCTATGACGACTACTACTACGAAGACGAAGATGAATACGAAGATGGATTAACAGCGGCACTGGTAGAGTCTATGGAAGATGGAGATGTTCGTAATTATAATACTGCTACGAAATCATCTATTGAAAAGTTGGAAAGGGTGGTGTTGAATGATATTGCGGATTCGTCGAGAAGCTGTACGATCTGTATAAAAGAGATGGAGGTGGGGATGGAAGTGATTCGGATGCCGTGTTTGCATTTGTATCATGAGGATTGCATTGTGGAGTGGCTGGAGAAGTATAGTCATTCTTGTCCGCTTTGCCGGTATGAGATGCCTGTAGAACAGGAGAGATTTTAG